In Amia ocellicauda isolate fAmiCal2 chromosome 3, fAmiCal2.hap1, whole genome shotgun sequence, the DNA window CCCTCTATAAAGGTCAAATGTACttgaaaaggagagagaaaaacaaaaccttaaaaccaaatgtatttttccatcCTTGAAAATTCAACTGTATCTAGGTGTATACACTCTTTCAGGCATTCTAGCATTAAAATGATCtttaaatcctttttttaaaaaacagcTGTCCTTTAATGAAGCCTTACAACAGATTGTGCCAATACAATATGAACTTTCCCACACACCCTTAATCAGGTGGCTTGAATAGACCATCCTCCTGCTCTTGGAGGGGTCTCCGGTGCCATTATTTGAACCATAGCCATTCCCATTGGAATTGCCAAGTCAGCTCCTGGAAGGAAGAGCATTGTTTTGCAGCACACAAGCCTTCTTAGTGTAGGTCCAAAGCTAGAGGGATTTAATCTAACAAGGAGCAAAGACTGAAGGAGCTACCCACACTCTCTCACGCACCTGCCTGCAGAATCACAACGTGGGTACGGGCAAGCTTTGTAATTCTGAAGACAACGTGATCCCTGTTCAAGTGCACTGTATGGTAGTCTTTCCTTGCCTTCACTGCAGTTGCTGTATCTTGTACTGCCTCGTGCTTAAAGGTGAATTCCTTATTTTTGGGACAACCCTCCACTACACTTCAATTTTGCACTATGCAACTCTGTAAGTGTAGGCTAATTGAGGTTTTGTACATGGgtcatcttggaaaaatgtatcagCCCAATAGTATTAGAAgtagttataataatagtaatacaaaaatgtatgtttttatttctgtcagTGAAGCACTTTCTGATTATGTGTAatgtatactactactactactactactactactactaattatcAATCATGTTTTAAGCTTCACACAATTACAAACCACTGCCTTCCTTTAACTGTGTACACTGCAAGGTTGGGACAACCATAAATCAGACAATAAAGTGAACATCCAttattttttcctcactgtgctTCTTCAATTTACAATCCAACAATCATATTTGGGAAATTTGCAATGGAGTTCGGAAAGAGTCTGGCAACACAACCGTGAAAGTATCAGGCAGACAGCGCTGACAATTATCCTTTTGATACACCTGTAATTGTCCCCCCCCCATTTCTACAGCCTGCTGCTTTTGTTACATGTAAATATAAAGCAATTAGCAATTAAGTACCATTCTTTTCAGAGGCTGCTTCAGAATCTGTaaacagaaaattaaaagtTCAGAATCATGCTGAAACCACCCCCTTCCAGTTTATTTGAGTGCACACTTAAAAGCCACCCCTCACCTATACTTTCACTGCCTCATCCAGTTCTCGCTCACGTTccgattgtgtttttattttccaggaGAAGCAGTGCTTTACAATACAGCACTGTGATTTCAACAGCGTGATGTTCCAGGCCCGACTCCGTTTAGAAGTAAACCCAAGACACATTTGAAACCTGATATGATTTTAGTGTAGCAGTTTTAAACCAAAATCAAAACACCAAGGAATGGGTGATTTTTAGATATGGTGAGCAAAAAGCACGGAAACAATGTTTTGAGCAGTTATTTTAAACCATATTTGTAAAAGTATTTCTGCTGTCAAGAGCCAGATTCCTGATCATTGTATGCTGAAGATATAGGTCTTAAGGAAGGCTGACCTGATTCAGACAGTAAAGGTTATAGGTTTATGGTTGCTTGGTAACTATATGGGAGTGTTTAAATTGAAATGGGATCTTTACTCTTATTGGTGTCCTGCATGCTGGGAAACCTGAGTGTGCATTTTTGCAGttcaattcatttatttatggggAATTGAACTGATGGAAACTGACTGTAGTGTCATGTTAAGCCATGCTGACACCATAGAGCAGATCTGAGCTCAAATGCATGATTGTCGGCTTTTTTGCAGTATGCTTGATCTCAAAGCTAAAGCACAGAGTGGCATACCTGTACATTTTCCCTGAGATCCGTTGCCTCTCGGAGTGGCTGGGTGGCGGCCCTGAAGAGCTCGTCAACGGCCTTGATCCCTGTGGTTTTGGTGGAGGTGTACTCTCTCGCCTTCCTCCCCTTGCGCACCGACAATCCCCGCTTGTGCGCCTTGCCCCCGCCGCGCCGGTTGGTGATGGCTATGTGTACGAACAAGGTGGTGTTGGTCAGGAACTCCCCAGTCAGCGACTGCAGTGGGACGTGCCTGTACCCCGGCTGCAGGCACTCGAAGGGGATGGTGTACTGGGCGATGAACTCATCCCCAATGTAGTCGTCATCCAGCACCACAAAGCGCAGCACTGCCAGCTCGGGCAGGTTGATCTGAAACTCAAAGCTCTCATCGAAGATGGGGTTGTCTCCATTCTGAGAGACCGTCTTTGTCCTTTGCTCAGCGCAGTCTGCTGGGATGCCATGGATCTCCACGTAGATGTAGGGCTCTACCACATCCCCCTTGGCTGCAGACCCTTTGGGCTTGGGCAGGTTCTGGCCACTGATGATCTTAATGTGCAGAAGCTGCGCCGACACCCCTGGTAATGAGTCCTTGGCATTGGCGCTGAAGTATGACACCTCCTCTCTCATGATGGCAGGCCGCAACACGTAGCCACAGTTCCCGTTTTGCCGGAACCAGCCCAAGTTGAGGTCCATCATCAGGCCGGGAGTCTGATAGTTCATGGCCACTATCTGGCAGCCGCACTTCCAGAAGTCCTGAGGGTTCATGTTACTGGCATCTATCCGCATAGGACTGGGGAACACCCGGGAGAGGAACCTTTTATTGTAGCTCACGAAGTCCTCAGGGTATTCGTTGGCAAACCTGTTGGCGTCCACTTCGTTGAAGGAGCACGTCTCCCAGTACTTCTGGTATCTCCTAGACACCTCAAAGTCTCTGAATTGAACAGATTTGCACAGGGACACCAGGTCTGACAGCTCCTTGCACAGCCGGAGCCTTTTGCAGACAAGCCCGTTGAGATGCTCCTTGTCCTCCTCCCCGAGCCTTCTCGAAAGCTCCATCCCTTCATCTTCGTCCGTGACTTCCCCTTCTGAATCTGGGTAGTTTGGTGGCAGCTTCTTCCCCTTTAGAAGGATCTTGCCTTTGAGCTTCTCCGGCGAAGGCAGGTAGTGCTCCTCTGCATCAGGAGGATCTAGGTACAGCTTGTCCCCCAAGATCTTCTTAATGTGCTGGGCCATGACCTTTTGCTGGTGCACAGAGCAGTGGGTCACCAGGCAGAGGATCAAAGGGTACTCTGAGATCTCGAAGGCGTACTGGTTGATCACGTCAACAACCTTGCAGAAGGCGACGTGAGGTTCAGCCGAATTCCCAACGTAGATCAAGGGCTCGTTGTCGGGGCCATCCCAGACCACCACCTCCAGGCTCCGGCACCCCATCTTCAGTGTCCGGATGTAGCCGCTGATGTCTGAGGAGCCCCAGAAGTGATCTTCTAGGAGAGAAGCGTTGTGCGAGGAGTTGATGTAGTAGTGCGACAAAGGCTGGGTCATGTCCTGGCAGACCTTCTTGTGCTGCGGGTCGAAGATGTGGCACTCAAGGGAGAGGAGGTAGCGTGTGAAGCCATCAATGGAGAGGTAGCCCCGTTCCTTGCCTTCCGCTGATGACTCGTACTTGTGGATGATCTCCATGCACATATCTTCCGTAACCCCTTCCATGCCTTGCTCCACCTCCACGAAGAGCATCAGGTCCTTGCAGTCCAGATACTCCTTGTTGCTGGAGAACTGTACTAGAAGGAAGAAGATCTCTGGGCGGGTGCAGAGCTCGCAGTAAGCCTCAGTGAAGACGTCCAGGGTTATTCCTACCCCATACTGATCCCTGGCCTTCTGCAGCTCCTTGAACTTCAGCTCGATCCTGGATGCCTTCATGCCTGGGTTGAGGCTTTTGATGATCTGGGTGGCCATTCCGAGGTcgatctgtctttctttttccacGTCGGCCACCTCAAACACAGAGCCGATCCACGATGTCCTCAACCCCGGCTGGTTGGCCTCAATGACGTCGACCGTGTGCCTCCCGTAGGACACCAGGTACCTCAGTCCCATAACCCAGGTGTTGACAATGTCCGCTGTGCTTGCCACCAAGTCCAGGGACTCATAGTTCTCCCCGTAGATAATGGAAAAGGCACACTCTTCGGGGAACTGGTCTGAGAGGCCGTTGCTGCGCAGCACAGGGGTCTTCTTCCCCAGGCGCACCTCTTTGATGCTCTTGATCTCCAGCTTGGCCTTCTCCGAGTCCTTCTTGGAAGGTTCCCAGCGCAGGTAGCGCATGTCGGAGTCCAGGATGAAGTAACGGTTGTACATGCGCGAGTTGGAGCGCACTTTCTTCATCTCGCAGCCCTCCATCATGAAGGCCATGCAGGCGGCTGTGCTGTTGATCTTACGGTCATTTGGCATGCTGCTGAAGGACACGGTCTTCTTGCGCACCTGCTTCTGCTTGGAACCatcctgcaggagagagaggaaggttgTTAATAAGTACATCGCCATGGCAGAAAGGAGGTATGCAGAGAtggtacaaaaatacaaatgtacatagTGCATTGAAATATATGACAGATACATGACATACAAACATAGTACACACATTGAAGTTTATATTCTTTCTACACAGTAAATCATCAGACCCTTACAGTATCaacatatacataaaatacagacagaAAAACTACAGACAGATCTATTAAATCCAAAAAGCATTTTAACAGACCTGTCATATTAAAACAAGCAACCTTGACATAATAGATGCAACAAATAATCGTATACTAAATGGagaagacagagacagaaagaggaTATTTATATTGGACAGTTCTCCTATACTGGGCAGGACTGCACATCTAACACTGGCTGGGCTTACATGCTGGTAAAAGGTCATGACAGTAGACTCGTGAATTATTTCGAGGTGGTATTTCTGGATTACGATTTCAGAGTGTATTGTTTCATACTgtattaatttaacaatttatgcTGTGGACCTTTTTatgctgattttgttttaatttgtattcaaataaaaatcataacTGCGCTTCAGGAAGAAGCAATGACAACAGTCTTCTGTTATATAGCACACACAAATACGGCACCATCATGTGGCACAATAAAGTGgcgatacattttttaaattgccacattttgtttttctatgccccaatttttttaaatgaaataaatataaagcaaTATAAATAACATTCAATATGCTAGGTTTTGTCATTTTGCCAtggttttaattatatatttttacagaaCAGTACATAGAGAACATAGAGAAAGCTGAATCCTGTTTTTGCTTAGACAGTGACAACaggccatttttattttccttgtgcACCTTCTGTTATCCTCTCTTCTGGAGTGCTTCCTGacaattattaattcaattcagGTTTAATTGCATAAACACCCTGTCTTGCAGTAAGCACTTTTGTTTATTCTTCTATGTAGCACGATATCAAACAGCTGACATACAGAATGACATATTCTCTGCCAGATTTGAAGACAGCTCTTCATTAGAATCTGTGaaggaacataaaatatatttttgtatttggcaTATAACCTTATACAATGACAAACATAATTctgcaacaaaggaaaaaagtgttattctGAGAAACAAggccaaaataaatatataatcctttgtcaattacatttaattaaaattgttttaataaaattatTTTGAAGTTTCACCTTCACCTGATGATCCTTATTGAGGCAGATTTTATGTTCTTGCTTTCCCATTAGAGAAGCACAACCATTCAGATAAGGTTATGCAATGTACCCATAATAAACTGAAACTGCAATAAACCCACGAGCTACTAGATACGGATATTACATTTACAGTGGAAAAAAGAATCATCAactatgtattttataaaatctcctattaaacattaaaaaatattaaaaaattgaaagtgAAATGCCTTATAGGATATATTTCCAggcacccccccctccccaatcTGTATCCTGATTGTTGCACATTGAAGAAAATGGTTTAACATGAATCCACTGGCAAGCCATGGGGATGGAGGCAGGACGGCCATTGCTTTACTTTTGAAGAGAATGGGGGAAACAGCATTTATGATTTCTGTGGCATTAAGTATTTTTTAAGACAGCAGGAGTGCAGACTTGCTCCAATCTGGTCACACCTAGAGTacgttttttaaaaatattttttaaattataaggtttcaaaataaaaatgtatcagcCTTTTGGCAAACCACATCCGTTTAGGTTGCGAATGTTCAAGTTTCCCTTCCTGTGCTGTTTTCAAAAGTACAAAAATTTGAAGTACAAAAGTCATTCAAATTCTGCTatcaagttgttgttttttttcccccatctttccttactttattttttgcattcgGATTTGTCTTGGGTGATCACTCCAGCCTTATTCTCTAAGGAAAAGCTAAatccaactatttatttatttatttccccccccaTTGCAGTTAAAGACTGTTCTGGAGAACCAGCTGGTGGCTTATCTGAAGGTGACAAAAGTGGGTCAGACATTTTGCTGCATTTCTCCAGCCTGGAATTAGCCAACAGACTTAAATGTAAACAGATCAAATACAtacaatcataaataaataaaatcaaaactacCCAGTCCCATCAGTGACGGATGTGTTGATGAGCTATTTGAGCTATCCTCGTCCTCACCAGGCTGCTGGGCTGAGATAGGAGATGACAGCCTGGTGCCCGGCCCGTGGGTGAGCATTGACATGCCTATCACACCGGACTTTgggacagcacagcacagcacagcacagcaggaACTCCCAAAACACAAGATCCATCCCCTGAAAAAGGAGGCCACTATCTTCCACTCCTCAATGCCTTTGAGAACAGGCCAACCCAATCTTATTAAGTCAGTACACAGATAACATTTGCACCCTACtacagtcacagacagacaatcTCTCGTCTGCAGATTTCTCAGAAAAATGTGCACATCAAACAGCAGTGTTCATCACCATCAACACCAACATGATCATCATTTGTCATTGAACAGATCCAAAGAGATTCAAGCGGCTGTGAACCATACAAGCTTACATACAGGCAATGTAGTAAGAATCATTCATAAGAGTTCAGAGCTCAGTTGTACATCTCTTCTGAAGGACAGTGTTGGTATTCTGGATACGTTATGTCTTTAGGAATGATTTCAACTCATCCATAAAGCAGTTTTTGCGGCCAATTAAAATCAGCCTGCCAAAAATAGATTCATCTTATTGCGTGCATCTTGTATTTCTGGTTTCTTTACATATCCTGTAGCTGGAGCTTGAGTTTTAATGATTCCCTATGGGAATACCCGTGCCTCTACCCAGCATGCACTTGTATTGGTCAGTGATATATGCACCTAATAGCTTTTACCCTattatgaaaataatgtaaaaaaatatataacaaagcaaagcattaacaatcatatttatttattctgtcgAGAAACAAGCCTGTGTAAACCCTCTCTTTCAGCCAGAAGCTACCCTTCTGCAAAATGCACATAGGAAGCAGcttgaaacaaaaacaagaaaacaaaaaaaaggctgCTTTTACTGCGCCAAACAAAGCAGCAATTGGGAGACTTTATTGAAAAACGTGGGAATTATGGTGGGAAGCAGTAAAAACGATCATAGTTATGAGTCGGGTTAGTGAGTCAAAGGTACATCCTATGTAAAGTGAGAAGACAACGTCTTGCCATTTCAGGGCTCACCAGAGTCAGTACATTTTGTACCATTTAAATTGAAAGCGTCACTGGCACAAGCATTGTGAATGGCAGgatttggttgtttgtttgatttacatttttgaGACATTGTGTCACATTCCTGAAGcatgaaactaaataaaaccacTTTCAGGGACTACAGAGTCTTGGACTCAAATAAAGACTAATAAAAAAAGATCCAAGGTCCAAAACCAACACTGATCGAATCTGAATCCTGACAGCCtttgaagattggaaaaaaactttaaaaaatctGTTTTACTGGCAATGATGGAGAAAGAGAGTTTTATATGTTATAGGTTAATATGTTGGTTTTATTTCAGTGATGCATGTAGGGTATTTTAAGCATTTCTGATCTCCAAGTTTTAATATTGTTAGTTCAGCTGCAAAAGGTCTGATAACAACCCCCCACTTCCACCAAGCTCCAACAACCACATTAAACCTGCCTCTTTCTGTATCCAAAATCTCATTAAAGCCACATGTGGTTCAGGGAGGTCAGTACCCTTTCCCCTTAACATGATCCAGTTACCTCCACTGGAGAACTGGGGACAGATCACATCACACTGTCTCCATTAAAACACAGTCCAGAGcaccttccctctctctctctctctctctctctccctctctcccttcatACAAATTAAGGCAGGCAAGGACCAATCGCTTCTTAAAAGAGTAAATAACATCATTATATACAGTGCTCACAACTGGTTCAGCTGGGAGAGTGCAGATTAAGGCCTATGATCCAGGCAGTGCTGGTTTCAGTATAGACCGGGTCATAGCCCACTGACGCAACCGGTCAAGATCGGCAGGGGTTGGATTGGCTTGTGTTGGCCAGGGGTTTCCCCAGGTTCTTTGCACAGCCGTGACTCCTTTGGTGTACTGCACTGCTGTGAGCTCTGCCATGCGAGAGCTGCATCAGTCCTCTCCACGATGTTATAGCTCTGCTGCTTGTACTCGCAATGCAAAACGTGACTGGCTGGGTAgtgtacattacattacattacattacaaaaacactcaaaaacaacaataaccacATTACctaatactattactactaataataataatttaaaatgtttaatgttatttGTAAAAATTCAGTGTAATGCTAAAGGTATGCAATCGAGTTGGAACAACTGGAGTTTGACTAACAAAGTAATTCAAGGTTTCAAATTTCAATGACTTTTGCACCTAAAGCAATACAATCTATACATTTTTTGAATTCTCAAATTTTCTTAAGCTTTAAAGATGAGTAAGAAGCAGAGTAACAATGGTCTTAGTTTTGCCAAGCTCCAAATTGGCAGCATCTTTGCAACCGTGATTTCAGTGCTGCAAGAAAAAGCTCAGTGCACTTTGTGGGTACAaaagagaggggggggtggggggacacaGAAAAAGCTGGTGGTATGATGCAGCAATCAAAACTTCAAAGATCAAAGTGTATTGGCTTGTTTGTATTCAATTTCTGCTGAAGTGcaatcagtgttcagtgtttgcTGCTTCTAGTGCCAATAGATTTGTTTACTGTGTTCTGTCACATTCTCAGTGactgcttaaaaaataaaaaccaaacaaaaccaatCTAGAGCAGTTATCGAGCTTTGCTTTCAGTGCCACTGTAATGCAGTGGCTTTAACAGACCAGGCATGTTGGGCTTTGACACACTGCCGATGTAGGTGCCAGTTTGTGCATGTTACTAAATCTAAACCTTGTTTTCGTCCCCCCGCACAACAACAGCTCCCCTTTTGTGCAGGAACAATGTTTAGATATATGTGTGAGATGGCAGATGGATTGGTTTCCATTGTGTGTGACATTCTTTGATTGAATGAAGCTACCACTTCAGAAAATCAAAACCAGCAGACTCAGtgtttcaagaaaaaaaaaaaaaattataaggtgtctaaaaatatatatgttgctTGATTTGTGACTCGTCTATGCTGTGACCACATTATGAccacattatgaccactgacaggtgaagttaataacactgataatctcgttatcatgccacctgtcagtgggtgggatatattaggcagcaagtgaacattttgtcctcaaagttgatgtgttagaagcaggaaaaatgggcaagcgtaaggatctgagcgactttgacaagggccaaattgtgatggctagacgactgggtcagagcatctccaaaactgcagctcttgtggggtgttcccggtctgcagtggtcagtacctatcaaaagtggtccaaggaaggaaaagcggtgaaccggcgacagggtcatgggcggccaaggctcactgatgcacgtggggagcgaaggctggcccgtgtgttccgatccaacagacgagctactgtagctcaaattgctgaaaaagttaatgctggttctgatagaaaggtgtcagaacacacagtgcatcgcagtttgttgcgtatggggctgcaaagccgcagaccagtcagggtgcccatgctgacccctgtccactgccaaaagcacctacaatgggcacgtgagcatcagaactggaccacggagcaatggaaggtggtggtctggtctgatgaatcacgagtttaaggtgatgacttggcctccaaattccccagatctcaatccaatcaagcatctgtgggatgtgctggacaaacaagtccgatccatggtggccccaccttgcaacttacaggacttaaaggatctgctggtgatgtcttggtgccagataccacagcacaccttcagaggtctagtggagtccatgcctcgacgggtcagggctgttttggtggcaaaagggggacctacacaatattaggcaggtggtcataatgttatggctgatcggtgtacatagctacatatactgtatagacacacacatttaattttactGTTAAGTGCTATTTTTCAATCTAACTTGGGAGTTAAAATCTGTCAACTAAAGAAAATACGTTTGCAGGAAAGAGTATAAAAATAGGAAGTGGTTTCAACACTGAGGTAAAGTTCAATTTGCATTTTTCATCAGTGAACATAGCAGGtggttaataataatgaagacaATAATTATGGTAAGGGTGAGGTatagaggaaagaaaaaataagcaatTATTACAACAAATTTGGGATTTTATCCTTTGCACATTAGAATAAATACAACAATTGCTTTTAGCCCTGAAAATAGGAATTGTGGGGGTCTTCAACACCTTGGCCTGTCAAGTAGTTAATGTGGACTGTGGCCCTTCAAAAAATGGCTGGCAGAGTGTGTGGATTTGAAAACCTGACAGAAACCAGCTGAGCTCAATGAGATGACTGCCCTCCTTAAGTAATTTATTATTCTCTGTCTACAGTGCTGGATGGCTCTAGTTGACCCGGCTACCTATAATAAGtctcatttatgtatttgtaatgaTCTTGGCTCCAGCTGCGCAAAGTGAACTTCCATTTCTTTCTTACTGCACAACATATAATATTCCACACAGGATCATAACTTGCACTGTCAGGAAACAGCACGGAAAAACACAataatactttaaataaatCTGAGCCATTAATCAAGCTCTTCGAACTGAAAATCTGACAGCTCCGGTTGAATGACTTCGGAACACTTTTCTCAAACACAGATGGTATTCAAACTGCCACCCCACTGCATattggttttagttttttttctttcattctctctctttttattatCAGCACAGATATAACTAATGTAAGCCATCTATTTCGTTCCCAGACTGATGTTGAAAATGTACACGTCATCACAATGCAAATACACACATTCCCCCTTGTCTAATGATACTCCCAGAACTCAGGCATTAAGCAGTCAGTTTCCGAAACTATTTCTGGGCAAATCTTCTCTCAGCTGCTTCATTGCCGCCATACTGCTGCCACAGTGTTGGCACAGTGCGATTGTGACTGTGTCCAGTCCTCTGGTTTCCATGCTGTCTGTGTGGCCTGCATCCTGTGTGACGGCAAGAATGCAGAGAGGATGCGCTACACAGAAATAGTGGCAAAACACTTTGATCATGGACTCTGAAGGGACAGGCCACTGGTAAAAAAGCAGTGTGCTTCACAAAGACAGGGTTCAGAAAATGTGCTTTAATAAAGGTGCTCCCCTTCACTCATGTATGTGAACATTTTCCCCTTTGGATTGCCATTtatatgttaattatttttgttgtttttgcaggATGGCATTTGACAAGTAGTGGTTCTCAGATGCAGTGTTCAAACTTTATGGTTCGGAGAGGCACAGCCAGATAGAAACAGAGATACAAAgaccacaatataaacagagCTAAGGGGCACTGAGTTAGAGGGACATGATGCCAAATCCATCTTCTGATCAAATTAAAGGAAGGAGCTGCCACAGAAAGGATGAGCATGCTA includes these proteins:
- the LOC136740197 gene encoding inactive phospholipase C-like protein 2; its protein translation is MMAEVHATGAGSGPLLIPVIAPLAVVEELSELNISDAAQPPASSGTRAFLDVAAVTAQPVVGAEVVFTNGRYREHGSPRTGCSSRDSSAERNPPGANPPCSIMKDGSKQKQVRKKTVSFSSMPNDRKINSTAACMAFMMEGCEMKKVRSNSRMYNRYFILDSDMRYLRWEPSKKDSEKAKLEIKSIKEVRLGKKTPVLRSNGLSDQFPEECAFSIIYGENYESLDLVASTADIVNTWVMGLRYLVSYGRHTVDVIEANQPGLRTSWIGSVFEVADVEKERQIDLGMATQIIKSLNPGMKASRIELKFKELQKARDQYGVGITLDVFTEAYCELCTRPEIFFLLVQFSSNKEYLDCKDLMLFVEVEQGMEGVTEDMCMEIIHKYESSAEGKERGYLSIDGFTRYLLSLECHIFDPQHKKVCQDMTQPLSHYYINSSHNASLLEDHFWGSSDISGYIRTLKMGCRSLEVVVWDGPDNEPLIYVGNSAEPHVAFCKVVDVINQYAFEISEYPLILCLVTHCSVHQQKVMAQHIKKILGDKLYLDPPDAEEHYLPSPEKLKGKILLKGKKLPPNYPDSEGEVTDEDEGMELSRRLGEEDKEHLNGLVCKRLRLCKELSDLVSLCKSVQFRDFEVSRRYQKYWETCSFNEVDANRFANEYPEDFVSYNKRFLSRVFPSPMRIDASNMNPQDFWKCGCQIVAMNYQTPGLMMDLNLGWFRQNGNCGYVLRPAIMREEVSYFSANAKDSLPGVSAQLLHIKIISGQNLPKPKGSAAKGDVVEPYIYVEIHGIPADCAEQRTKTVSQNGDNPIFDESFEFQINLPELAVLRFVVLDDDYIGDEFIAQYTIPFECLQPGYRHVPLQSLTGEFLTNTTLFVHIAITNRRGGGKAHKRGLSVRKGRKAREYTSTKTTGIKAVDELFRAATQPLREATDLRENVQNAMVSFKELCGLTPAANMKQCILTVSTWLLNSDRALRVTVDLSEPYPAMEARGPVPELLRKVLMAYDTMIQTSRTLIESADAVYAKLIQAQRAGLDFHEDLHRIGAKEGLKGRKLQKAMESYAWNITVLKGQADLLKHAKSEALDTLRQIHYAAQSCGLSKNGAASPELPRARASLEPIPESEAGSDTGSC